One stretch of Roseimicrobium sp. ORNL1 DNA includes these proteins:
- a CDS encoding SprT-like domain-containing protein yields MERESPSAVRQLWFSFLESMKTRLPARREARTLPILKQHLQEPPVVDGTAAESEQEQEHEQGNEISTSLERRGRDAVLEKQARDWLDRLGLHEGAMKLKVEWNRKLRSTAGYAKWPMWKVELNPLLADFPGQVDRTLKHELAHLIAYARAGRKRIDPHGKEWRKACADLGIPDESARHTLPLPRSKQTRNFTYQCPSCAVKVERVRKFQRHTACLACCKMHNHGRYDVRFQFLLIGKKD; encoded by the coding sequence ATGGAACGTGAGTCGCCGTCTGCGGTGCGGCAGTTGTGGTTCAGCTTTTTGGAATCGATGAAGACGCGGCTTCCGGCGCGCCGGGAGGCGAGGACGCTGCCCATCCTGAAGCAGCATCTGCAGGAGCCGCCGGTGGTGGATGGAACTGCTGCCGAGTCAGAGCAAGAGCAGGAGCACGAGCAAGGGAATGAGATTTCGACCTCCCTCGAGCGTCGCGGCCGGGATGCGGTATTAGAGAAGCAGGCGCGGGATTGGCTGGACCGGTTGGGCCTGCACGAAGGGGCCATGAAGCTGAAGGTGGAGTGGAATCGCAAGCTCCGCAGCACTGCCGGGTACGCGAAGTGGCCCATGTGGAAGGTCGAGCTGAACCCCCTCCTGGCGGATTTCCCCGGGCAGGTGGACCGCACCCTGAAGCACGAGCTGGCCCACCTCATCGCCTACGCCCGCGCGGGACGGAAACGCATCGACCCGCACGGCAAGGAGTGGCGGAAGGCGTGTGCGGACCTCGGCATTCCTGACGAATCCGCCCGGCACACCCTGCCACTCCCGCGGTCGAAGCAGACGCGGAACTTCACCTACCAGTGCCCCTCCTGCGCCGTCAAAGTGGAGAGGGTGAGGAAGTTCCAGCGCCACACCGCCTGCCTCGCCTGCTGCAAGATGCACAACCACGGCCGGTATGACGTCCGTTTTCAGTTCCTGCTGATTGGGAAAAAGGACTGA